The following are from one region of the Capsicum annuum cultivar UCD-10X-F1 chromosome 1, UCD10Xv1.1, whole genome shotgun sequence genome:
- the LOC124891465 gene encoding small ubiquitin-related modifier 1-like produces MSQSTENDKKPDDNHVLINLKVKGQNRCEVFFRIKRSIQLKKLMNAYNCDRVPIDFNSNTFLFNGRRLRGEQTPDELRMENGDQIDAMLHQIGGSTL; encoded by the coding sequence ATGTCACAATCAACAGAGAATGATAAGAAGCCCGACGACAATCATGTTCTCATCAATCTCAAAGTCAAAGGCCAGAATAGATGTGAAGTATTCTTTAGGATCAAAAGAAGCATCCAACTGAAAAAACTCATGAATGCATATAATTGTGACCGAGTGCCTATAGATTTCAATTCAAATACTTTCTTGTTTAATGGTCGCCGTCTTCGAGGAGAGCAGACTCCAGATGAGTTGAGAATGGAGAATGGCGATCAAATTGATGCAATGTTGCATCAAATTGGAGGCTCAACTCTTTGA